The following are from one region of the Marinomonas sp. CT5 genome:
- a CDS encoding bifunctional transcriptional activator/DNA repair protein Ada, producing the protein MLITDEKLADDYYQALLHREPSYVGVFFVGVKTTSIFCIATCRARKPKRENVEFYTHFKDAMDAGFRPCKVCRPTENANEAPYEVQAAMNLVRDCTKAKITDQQLRESGIRPIFVRRWFNQHYGMTFQTFQRMYRINYAFQELKTGKTATHTALDSGYDSLSGFGYTFKKLLGHAPTLHLENTVILIDRLTTPIGPMFVCATDEGICLLEFVDRRMLETEFEDLQRRLKAPIVAGENAHMKQLKIELAEYFAGKRSEFSVPLHTPGTDFQNAVWKMLGSIPYGTTASYQEQATRLNNPKAVRAVARANGMNRIAIVIPCHRVIGKDGSLTGYAGGLERKRWLLDHERNTVKTAKES; encoded by the coding sequence ATGTTAATAACCGATGAAAAACTCGCCGATGATTATTATCAAGCTTTACTCCATCGAGAACCGAGCTATGTTGGTGTGTTTTTTGTCGGCGTGAAAACCACCTCTATTTTCTGTATTGCCACCTGTCGAGCCCGTAAGCCAAAGCGTGAAAACGTTGAGTTTTATACGCATTTCAAGGACGCGATGGACGCTGGTTTTCGGCCTTGCAAAGTCTGTCGTCCCACTGAAAATGCCAACGAAGCGCCTTATGAAGTGCAAGCCGCAATGAACCTTGTACGCGATTGCACTAAGGCAAAAATCACCGACCAGCAACTGAGAGAATCCGGTATACGGCCCATTTTCGTTCGTCGTTGGTTTAATCAACATTACGGCATGACCTTTCAAACCTTCCAGCGCATGTATCGCATCAATTATGCCTTTCAGGAACTCAAGACCGGCAAAACGGCTACCCATACCGCATTAGATTCCGGCTACGATTCTTTAAGTGGTTTCGGCTACACTTTTAAAAAGTTACTCGGTCACGCACCGACCTTACATTTGGAGAATACTGTGATTTTAATCGATCGACTCACCACTCCCATTGGGCCTATGTTTGTCTGCGCCACTGACGAGGGAATTTGCTTATTGGAGTTTGTCGACCGACGCATGCTTGAAACCGAGTTTGAAGATTTGCAACGCCGTTTAAAAGCCCCCATTGTGGCGGGGGAAAACGCCCACATGAAGCAGCTAAAAATAGAATTAGCAGAATACTTTGCTGGCAAGCGGAGCGAATTCAGCGTACCGCTTCATACGCCTGGAACGGATTTTCAAAATGCCGTGTGGAAAATGCTTGGCTCAATTCCGTACGGCACCACCGCCAGTTACCAAGAGCAAGCCACTCGACTGAACAACCCGAAAGCCGTTCGTGCCGTCGCCCGAGCCAACGGCATGAACCGTATCGCCATCGTTATTCCTTGTCATCGAGTCATTGGCAAAGATGGTAGTTTGACCGGATATGCGGGTGGACTAGAGCGTAAACGTTGGCTACTCGATCATGAAAGAAACACAGTAAAAACAGCGAAAGAATCTTAG
- the ypfH gene encoding esterase, which produces MSTTVVIQQPSSPTRLFLLFHGVGATPQSLVPVGEVLAKSFPTAVVVSIQAPDASDFGQGYQWFSVQGVTEENRVERINVAMPTFIKTVKEWQQKSALSAEQTTLIGFSQGAIMSLSSTQVVEEKLAEKIVSLSGRFAVLPTRAPRDTQIHFIHGNQDNVIDHQLSQAAYDALVGCGAETTYDLIPNLTHSINQAVLDILLERL; this is translated from the coding sequence ATGTCTACTACCGTTGTGATTCAACAGCCGAGCTCGCCAACGCGTTTGTTTTTATTATTTCATGGTGTTGGTGCCACACCACAGAGTTTAGTTCCTGTGGGGGAAGTACTCGCTAAATCCTTCCCTACGGCGGTTGTTGTATCGATACAAGCGCCTGATGCGTCGGATTTTGGCCAAGGCTATCAATGGTTTTCCGTGCAAGGCGTAACAGAAGAAAATCGAGTTGAACGCATTAATGTTGCGATGCCAACGTTTATCAAAACGGTGAAAGAGTGGCAGCAAAAAAGTGCGCTTAGCGCGGAGCAAACAACGTTAATTGGTTTTTCCCAAGGGGCCATTATGTCTTTGTCTTCCACTCAGGTGGTCGAGGAAAAGCTGGCCGAAAAAATCGTGTCTTTATCTGGGCGATTTGCGGTATTACCAACCAGAGCACCAAGAGATACACAAATACACTTTATTCATGGCAATCAAGACAATGTGATTGATCATCAACTTTCCCAAGCGGCTTATGATGCGTTAGTTGGCTGTGGTGCAGAGACAACTTATGACCTTATTCCTAACCTTACCCACAGTATAAATCAGGCTGTTTTAGACATTTTGTTAGAGCGCTTGTAA
- a CDS encoding succinylglutamate desuccinylase/aspartoacylase family protein, translating to MKHNQHPLISPAIGTQRAIDSFHFGKPETGKKIYIQASLHADELPGMLAAWKLKKQLVMLEEQGHVNGEIILVPVANPIGQNQHLMDIPLGRYQLETGQNFNRGYYDTFEQVASQVEDQLTEDVEANKKRIRLALRQAIQSWPVKTELQSQQKALQTLCCDADIILDLHCDFEAVQHVYSTYYSWQGIAPLAQYLGSRANMLADETGGQPFDSAFDMVWQRLQARFGELVPTACQAATLELCGQADVYHEKSDQDANALINYLRHLGVITDRTADPLPDYKAPATDLTAVEPLKSPIAGVLVHCAKPGDMVEAQQLIAEIINPITDDVEQIRATQAGVLFSRSLRRTATAGMLVAHVAGEHPIRSGYLLAP from the coding sequence ATGAAACACAATCAACATCCATTAATCTCTCCGGCTATTGGCACCCAGCGAGCTATTGATAGCTTTCATTTCGGCAAGCCTGAGACAGGTAAAAAAATCTATATTCAAGCCTCACTGCATGCGGATGAACTCCCTGGCATGCTGGCCGCATGGAAGCTCAAAAAACAGCTTGTTATGTTAGAAGAGCAAGGTCATGTTAATGGGGAAATTATTTTAGTTCCTGTGGCGAACCCAATAGGTCAAAACCAGCATTTGATGGACATTCCATTAGGGCGTTATCAGCTAGAAACGGGGCAGAACTTTAATCGTGGTTATTACGATACATTTGAGCAAGTGGCGAGCCAAGTTGAAGACCAGTTAACAGAGGATGTGGAAGCTAATAAAAAGCGGATTCGTTTAGCATTACGACAAGCTATTCAATCTTGGCCAGTAAAAACGGAACTTCAATCCCAGCAGAAAGCACTGCAAACATTGTGTTGTGATGCGGATATTATTCTGGACCTGCACTGTGACTTTGAAGCGGTTCAGCATGTATATAGCACGTATTACTCGTGGCAAGGCATCGCACCATTGGCTCAATATTTGGGCTCAAGAGCAAATATGCTCGCGGATGAAACGGGCGGACAGCCGTTTGATTCGGCTTTCGATATGGTATGGCAGCGTTTACAAGCGCGCTTTGGCGAGCTGGTACCTACGGCCTGTCAAGCGGCAACCCTAGAGCTTTGCGGGCAGGCAGACGTATACCATGAAAAGAGTGACCAAGACGCTAATGCTTTGATTAATTACTTGCGTCATTTAGGCGTGATTACGGATCGAACGGCCGACCCTCTACCTGATTATAAAGCACCAGCCACAGACCTAACGGCGGTCGAGCCACTGAAAAGCCCAATAGCAGGGGTGTTAGTTCACTGTGCAAAGCCCGGTGACATGGTCGAAGCGCAGCAACTTATTGCGGAGATTATTAATCCGATTACCGACGACGTTGAACAAATACGAGCCACTCAAGCAGGGGTCTTGTTTTCCCGTTCTCTTAGACGCACAGCAACAGCTGGCATGTTAGTTGCCCATGTTGCTGGCGAACATCCTATCCGTAGCGGCTATTTATTAGCGCCTTAA
- a CDS encoding diguanylate cyclase — protein sequence MVGRWDSEEFIIVLAEPNLALLEETLTQLNHSVENTSFGIERHITISIGLAR from the coding sequence ATGGTTGGTCGTTGGGACAGTGAAGAGTTTATTATTGTTCTTGCCGAACCAAACCTTGCGTTATTAGAAGAGACGTTAACGCAACTAAATCATAGTGTTGAAAATACGAGTTTTGGAATTGAGCGTCACATTACCATTAGCATAGGATTGGCGAGATAA
- a CDS encoding transporter substrate-binding domain-containing protein, giving the protein MKKVAYSLLALAGFAMQAPTFASGDTIRFGVDPTYPPYEYKQADGKLAGFEIDLGNAICEKLQKKCEWVPTNFDGLIPSLRVGKIDAIFSSLGVSEKRKKVIDFSDRTWTGFSSMVSKTSKQLEPTVESLKGKTLGVQQGTIQENFAKTKLAPQGVRVQSYQTQDQVYADLLNGRIDASMQDMIQAQNGFIRDGKHSDFSNQKVVDKLLPSDTAIAIRKGNTEMTDLINKGIKAIHSDDTYVTIQRKYFGKLDLYNK; this is encoded by the coding sequence ATGAAAAAAGTAGCTTATTCTCTTCTCGCCTTAGCAGGCTTTGCAATGCAAGCCCCTACATTCGCCTCTGGCGACACTATACGTTTTGGCGTTGATCCTACTTATCCTCCTTATGAATACAAGCAAGCCGATGGAAAACTAGCTGGTTTTGAAATTGACTTGGGTAATGCGATTTGTGAAAAGTTACAGAAAAAGTGTGAATGGGTTCCAACCAATTTTGATGGTCTCATTCCTAGTCTTCGTGTAGGCAAAATTGATGCTATTTTTTCTTCTCTTGGGGTTTCCGAAAAGCGTAAGAAAGTGATCGACTTCTCTGATCGTACTTGGACTGGTTTTTCGTCCATGGTAAGCAAAACCAGTAAGCAGCTAGAGCCAACCGTTGAATCGTTAAAAGGAAAGACCCTGGGTGTTCAGCAAGGCACGATACAAGAAAATTTTGCGAAAACAAAGTTAGCACCTCAAGGGGTTCGAGTTCAGTCTTATCAGACTCAAGACCAAGTCTATGCAGACCTATTGAATGGTCGTATTGATGCCTCTATGCAGGACATGATCCAAGCTCAAAACGGTTTTATTCGTGATGGCAAGCATAGCGATTTCTCTAATCAAAAAGTTGTCGATAAGCTTCTGCCTTCAGACACCGCCATTGCTATTCGCAAAGGCAATACTGAAATGACGGATCTTATCAATAAAGGCATCAAAGCCATTCATTCCGATGACACCTATGTGACCATTCAACGTAAATACTTTGGCAAGCTAGATCTATACAACAAATAA
- a CDS encoding ATP-binding cassette domain-containing protein codes for MNTEYKLCIEGLRKSYGDNEVLKGVDLKAKTGDVITLIGSSGSGKSTLLRCINFLEQPNDGVFSINGQTIKTSSDKEGMTFANPKELQILRTKLAMVFQHFNLWSHMTVLENIMLAPTKVLGVDKHTAKAKALEYLDKVGLSQAVASRYPAFLSGGQQQRVAIARALAMEPDILLFDEPTSALDPELVNEVLKVIRNLAEEGRTMIMVTHEMAFAKEVSDQVVFLANGLIEESGSPEAIFNHPKSERLQRFLSHT; via the coding sequence ATGAACACAGAATACAAACTTTGCATCGAAGGATTGCGTAAAAGCTACGGGGATAATGAAGTATTAAAAGGCGTCGATCTTAAGGCCAAAACCGGTGATGTAATTACCTTAATTGGCTCGTCTGGTTCTGGTAAAAGTACGTTATTACGTTGCATTAACTTTTTGGAACAGCCTAACGATGGTGTCTTTAGTATTAATGGACAGACAATTAAAACTTCGTCAGACAAAGAGGGCATGACCTTCGCCAATCCTAAAGAACTGCAAATTCTGCGCACTAAGTTGGCGATGGTTTTTCAGCACTTTAATCTATGGAGTCATATGACGGTGTTGGAAAATATCATGCTAGCCCCGACGAAAGTGTTGGGTGTGGACAAACACACGGCAAAAGCTAAGGCGCTTGAGTATTTAGATAAAGTCGGGCTTAGCCAAGCGGTTGCTAGTCGATATCCAGCCTTTCTATCCGGTGGTCAGCAACAGCGTGTTGCTATTGCTCGTGCTTTGGCGATGGAACCTGATATTTTGTTATTCGATGAGCCGACATCCGCTCTTGATCCAGAGTTGGTCAACGAAGTGCTGAAAGTGATCCGCAATCTTGCCGAGGAAGGGCGCACCATGATTATGGTGACCCACGAAATGGCCTTCGCCAAAGAAGTATCAGACCAAGTGGTTTTTTTAGCGAATGGTTTAATCGAAGAGTCAGGATCGCCTGAGGCGATATTCAATCACCCTAAAAGCGAGCGATTACAGCGCTTTTTAAGTCACACTTAA
- a CDS encoding transporter substrate-binding domain-containing protein, translating to MKFMTSFLLLVSTLTYSALVQADRLEDIKEQGYITVGTTGDYKPFSHYDGSTFSGYDIDVAKYFATEMGVDVKFVKTTWKGLLKGLEEDKYDIAMGGITRRISRQMAAEQSQGYMTFGKCFLVAQGRESLFDTLEKVNRPDVKVGVNIGGTNEKFADKYLTKATIVRFDNNLDVPKAVEAGRVDVMVTETPEALYYQVINKKLEAVREDNPFTKSQFGYLIPEGEQRLLNTVNFMMDEMKLKGIDETLMANNSLK from the coding sequence ATGAAGTTTATGACGTCGTTTTTATTGTTAGTTTCTACCCTTACTTATAGCGCATTGGTGCAAGCAGATCGTTTAGAGGATATTAAAGAGCAAGGCTATATAACAGTGGGTACGACTGGGGATTACAAACCCTTTTCGCATTATGATGGCAGTACATTTTCTGGTTATGATATTGATGTGGCGAAGTATTTTGCTACAGAAATGGGTGTGGATGTGAAGTTTGTAAAAACGACATGGAAAGGCTTATTAAAAGGGTTAGAAGAGGATAAGTATGACATCGCCATGGGCGGAATTACGCGTCGAATTTCTCGTCAAATGGCGGCCGAACAAAGCCAAGGCTACATGACATTTGGTAAGTGTTTCCTCGTCGCTCAAGGTCGTGAGTCTTTATTTGATACCCTTGAGAAAGTGAATCGTCCGGACGTAAAAGTCGGCGTAAATATTGGCGGCACCAATGAAAAATTTGCAGATAAATACCTCACTAAAGCAACGATTGTGCGTTTTGACAATAACCTAGATGTACCCAAAGCAGTGGAAGCTGGTCGTGTGGATGTGATGGTGACCGAAACACCTGAAGCTTTGTATTATCAAGTTATTAACAAAAAATTAGAGGCTGTTCGTGAAGACAACCCATTCACCAAAAGCCAATTCGGCTATTTAATTCCAGAAGGGGAACAGCGTTTACTGAATACAGTGAACTTCATGATGGATGAGATGAAGTTAAAAGGTATTGATGAAACCTTAATGGCGAATAACTCTCTCAAATAA
- the hisM gene encoding histidine ABC transporter permease HisM encodes MLDLLSMYWQPFLYSDGYSYSGVVVTLWLVIFSVVAGFLLSIPFAVARNSQYKALSWSVAAFTTVFRGTPLYLQLLICYTGIYSLSFVQNDTFLNDFFRNGLNCTLLAFTINTCAYMCEMLAGALKNVNSGEIEAAKAFGMNRWKIYRYIIFPAAFKQSLPQYSNEVILVLHSTTIAFTATVPDILKVARDANSATYMTFQSFGIAAILYLILSFIIFYLFRRFERYYTAHLPQTQRSKSLFAELFPAKKKEANTK; translated from the coding sequence ATGCTCGACTTACTTAGTATGTATTGGCAGCCTTTTTTGTACTCCGATGGCTACAGCTATTCAGGTGTCGTCGTTACCTTATGGTTGGTGATTTTTTCGGTGGTGGCAGGTTTTTTATTGTCGATCCCTTTTGCCGTGGCAAGAAATTCACAATACAAAGCACTAAGCTGGAGTGTGGCGGCTTTTACGACCGTGTTTCGTGGCACACCTCTGTATTTGCAGTTATTGATTTGCTACACCGGTATTTACAGTTTGTCATTTGTACAAAATGACACTTTTTTAAATGACTTCTTCCGTAACGGACTAAATTGTACTTTGCTGGCTTTTACTATTAATACCTGTGCCTACATGTGTGAAATGTTAGCTGGTGCGTTGAAAAACGTTAATTCAGGTGAAATTGAAGCGGCAAAAGCATTTGGTATGAATCGCTGGAAAATCTATCGGTATATTATTTTTCCAGCGGCGTTCAAACAGTCACTTCCGCAATACAGTAATGAAGTGATCTTGGTACTGCACTCCACAACGATTGCTTTTACTGCGACGGTTCCGGATATTCTTAAGGTCGCCAGAGACGCGAACTCAGCCACCTATATGACATTCCAATCGTTCGGCATTGCCGCTATTTTGTATCTTATATTGTCGTTTATTATTTTCTATTTATTCAGACGATTTGAGCGTTATTACACGGCACACCTACCTCAAACGCAGCGCAGTAAAAGCCTGTTTGCTGAGCTTTTCCCTGCAAAGAAAAAAGAAGCGAATACCAAATGA
- a CDS encoding methyl-accepting chemotaxis protein → MTVKSKIIALMAAGVILPVFIVSAVIISEVRSDALKNFETQSHAEIEHVDTIFSMYLNNLAENVSFFARSGALNELTPNSITSYANKTTQEMMTPDQNSPQEQKAFTLMDDFGKAHPDLAYIWLGTNDSGYLQWPKDKNVINYDPRKRSWYKLSIDSTKPVRIPSYKDSFTGAPLVDYVQRFEGKNGLYGSVGVDVTLKKLTELLAEVKFGGEGYVVMVEDTNTVLADPVDPENNFKPISEASRPYYKLNDSNSLQELTIEGETWFAMVYTSPALGWKFIGLVPSQVIYAQANGLITTTIIISLIMIAIFMTIGAILSSIVIRPVKVMADRLTDISQGEGDLTQRLEIKGKDESAQMAAAFNQFVTSIDSIVGHSKSSCGQISQVAHKSEGLSSELSNIASHQVNSVDHVSTAFNEMVATANEVASNCSSAAAAAENSESQVQEGNKLIQQTMNSLNSLETELNSSNESMIELTKDSESIVGILDTIKAIAEQTNLLALNAAIEAARAGEQGRGFAVVADEVRTLAGRTAESTTEIDNMLTKLKQQTESAANKMSNSVIVARDSVELASQTYQVFEKILHSVLEIKDMMIQISASAEEQHLVAEEINTNVIVIHDGTIKTNDLSQQVSQTATALNQLSSELQNMVARFKSS, encoded by the coding sequence ATGACAGTTAAATCTAAAATAATTGCACTAATGGCGGCAGGCGTAATTCTCCCTGTTTTCATTGTCTCTGCTGTTATTATTAGCGAAGTGCGCTCCGATGCTCTCAAAAACTTCGAGACACAAAGTCATGCAGAAATTGAACACGTCGACACTATTTTCTCTATGTATCTAAATAATCTCGCCGAGAATGTGTCGTTTTTCGCAAGATCTGGAGCACTAAACGAGCTCACTCCTAATAGCATCACCAGTTACGCAAACAAAACCACCCAAGAGATGATGACACCAGACCAAAACTCTCCTCAAGAGCAAAAAGCATTCACGCTCATGGATGATTTTGGTAAAGCTCACCCAGATCTAGCGTATATTTGGTTGGGGACCAACGACTCAGGCTATCTACAATGGCCAAAAGATAAAAATGTTATCAACTACGACCCTAGAAAACGCAGTTGGTACAAACTATCGATTGATAGTACAAAGCCCGTTCGTATTCCATCCTATAAAGACTCTTTCACTGGCGCACCTTTAGTCGATTACGTTCAACGCTTTGAAGGAAAAAATGGCCTTTATGGATCCGTTGGTGTTGATGTAACCTTAAAAAAACTGACTGAATTATTGGCAGAAGTAAAATTTGGCGGTGAAGGTTATGTGGTGATGGTGGAAGACACCAATACCGTTTTAGCCGATCCTGTTGATCCAGAAAACAACTTTAAGCCCATTAGTGAAGCGTCACGCCCTTATTACAAACTCAACGACAGTAACTCCCTTCAAGAGCTAACCATTGAGGGAGAAACATGGTTCGCTATGGTTTATACGTCACCGGCTCTGGGTTGGAAGTTTATCGGTTTGGTTCCAAGCCAAGTGATTTACGCACAAGCAAACGGTCTGATCACCACGACTATCATTATTTCTCTTATAATGATCGCCATCTTTATGACAATTGGCGCCATTTTGTCCAGCATTGTTATTCGCCCTGTTAAAGTGATGGCTGATCGCTTGACCGACATTAGCCAAGGTGAGGGAGATTTAACACAACGTTTGGAAATAAAAGGCAAAGACGAGTCAGCCCAAATGGCCGCGGCATTCAATCAGTTTGTCACATCCATAGACAGTATCGTTGGACACTCTAAATCATCCTGTGGACAAATCAGTCAAGTCGCTCATAAATCAGAAGGGCTATCTTCTGAGTTAAGCAATATTGCGTCTCACCAAGTGAATTCTGTCGATCACGTATCTACCGCGTTTAATGAAATGGTAGCAACCGCTAATGAAGTGGCTTCAAACTGCAGTAGTGCCGCGGCGGCAGCCGAAAACAGTGAGTCACAAGTTCAAGAAGGCAATAAACTTATTCAACAAACAATGAATTCGTTGAACAGCCTAGAAACAGAGCTCAACAGCTCTAATGAAAGTATGATTGAGCTCACCAAAGACTCAGAAAGTATCGTGGGGATTTTGGATACTATTAAAGCCATCGCAGAACAAACCAACTTGTTGGCTTTAAACGCAGCAATCGAAGCCGCTAGAGCAGGCGAACAAGGACGTGGATTCGCGGTTGTGGCTGATGAAGTTCGTACGCTCGCAGGCAGAACCGCAGAGTCAACGACTGAAATCGATAATATGCTAACAAAATTGAAACAACAGACAGAATCCGCTGCAAATAAGATGAGCAACAGTGTGATCGTTGCAAGAGATTCGGTTGAATTGGCCTCTCAAACATATCAAGTCTTTGAAAAAATCCTTCACTCTGTGTTGGAAATTAAGGACATGATGATTCAAATCAGCGCGTCGGCAGAAGAACAACATTTGGTAGCTGAAGAGATCAATACTAATGTCATCGTCATACATGACGGAACAATAAAAACCAACGACCTTTCTCAACAAGTGTCACAAACAGCAACGGCACTCAACCAGCTATCTTCCGAACTGCAAAACATGGTAGCGCGCTTTAAGTCCAGTTAA
- a CDS encoding helix-turn-helix transcriptional regulator: MLENNLAVNLKLLCSYNGSIAETCRKMGINRQQFSKYLKGSSMPSMQSLRKICDFFGVESEEVTLPPDQFKSLISARERTKKPNSILDNSPQGERHTRLLENMMLTSSKDLNQYLGDYYYYYMTPSYKGHISKGFARLSLKEGIGYSHFYERTEPSQAMLDGYEIGKFVGIVFLLGERLQIIDYGVHCQRAISQTILYGATRGNFSMLSGITLGIQGSSARIPFSSRIVFERISEKLSVRQRIKGVGLFKMDSNEISASIKARLETPSSLDSPHIFTASENY; encoded by the coding sequence ATGTTGGAAAATAATTTGGCTGTTAATCTTAAGCTCTTATGCAGTTATAACGGTAGCATTGCTGAAACTTGTCGAAAAATGGGGATAAACCGTCAACAATTCTCCAAATACCTCAAAGGTTCTAGCATGCCTTCAATGCAAAGCTTGAGAAAGATTTGCGATTTTTTTGGGGTGGAAAGTGAAGAAGTTACCTTGCCTCCTGATCAGTTTAAATCCCTGATTTCCGCTCGTGAACGAACGAAAAAGCCAAACAGCATTTTAGATAATAGTCCTCAAGGTGAACGGCACACGCGCCTATTAGAAAATATGATGCTGACCTCATCGAAAGATCTAAACCAGTACTTAGGGGATTATTACTATTACTACATGACACCCTCTTATAAGGGTCACATCAGCAAAGGCTTTGCTCGTTTATCATTGAAAGAGGGTATTGGCTATTCCCACTTTTACGAAAGAACAGAACCTAGTCAAGCCATGTTAGATGGCTATGAAATAGGAAAGTTTGTTGGCATTGTCTTTTTACTAGGTGAAAGGCTGCAGATCATTGACTATGGGGTGCATTGCCAACGGGCTATTTCGCAAACTATTTTATATGGTGCAACACGAGGCAACTTTAGTATGTTATCTGGCATAACACTTGGCATACAAGGTAGCAGCGCTAGGATTCCTTTTTCTTCGCGCATCGTCTTTGAACGGATCAGCGAAAAACTGTCAGTTCGCCAAAGGATCAAAGGCGTTGGCTTATTTAAGATGGATAGCAATGAAATATCTGCCAGTATCAAAGCAAGATTAGAAACACCAAGCAGCTTAGACAGCCCCCATATTTTCACAGCATCGGAAAATTATTAG
- a CDS encoding ABC transporter permease, whose product MQDIISTLHSFMNLEGYGDLLWQGTWMTVKLSLLSFCLSMVIGVFIALVKSAKHVLPRLLATFYTTLIRGIPDLVLMLLIFYGVQNWVGELTVLLGWKYIYIDPFTAGVITLGFIYGAYFSETFRGALQSIPEGQKEAAVAYGLSKWQSFRYIVFPQMMRLSLPGLSNVWQVIIKSTALISIIGLNDVISAAVQAGKSSNKVFFFLMVSAVIFLAYSILSNVFFAFLKRHFHVGIKEAN is encoded by the coding sequence ATGCAAGATATTATCTCTACCCTTCACTCCTTCATGAATCTAGAAGGGTATGGTGATTTGTTATGGCAAGGCACATGGATGACAGTGAAGCTTTCTTTACTGTCATTCTGCCTCTCGATGGTGATTGGTGTATTCATTGCTTTGGTCAAATCTGCCAAGCACGTCTTACCTCGCCTTTTAGCGACTTTTTATACCACTTTGATCCGAGGTATTCCCGATTTGGTGTTAATGCTGTTGATCTTCTACGGCGTACAAAATTGGGTCGGTGAGTTAACGGTTCTACTGGGTTGGAAATATATTTACATAGACCCCTTTACTGCGGGTGTGATTACCCTTGGGTTCATCTATGGGGCGTATTTTTCGGAAACCTTTCGAGGAGCCTTACAGTCTATTCCAGAAGGGCAAAAAGAAGCTGCCGTGGCTTATGGCTTATCAAAATGGCAAAGTTTTCGTTATATAGTTTTTCCTCAAATGATGCGTCTGTCTCTTCCAGGGTTATCCAATGTATGGCAAGTGATTATTAAGTCGACTGCGCTGATTTCTATTATTGGCTTGAACGATGTGATTAGTGCCGCTGTACAAGCAGGTAAATCTAGCAATAAGGTATTTTTCTTCTTGATGGTGTCTGCGGTGATTTTTCTTGCCTATTCCATTTTGAGTAATGTCTTTTTTGCATTTCTTAAGCGGCATTTTCATGTTGGTATTAAGGAGGCAAACTGA
- a CDS encoding sulfite exporter TauE/SafE family protein, with product MDYSLFTVSLLIGTGFIAGIINTLAGGGSNLTLPALMVMGMPADIANATNRVGVFLQNVAATFGFRKAKKLDNADILPVMIPSLLGGVVGAFAASYAPEAWLKPLLLSAMIGMTLIMIVRPTMIAPPEGTVPFKVSEKPSAWVALFIAGVYGGFVQAGVGFILIAALAGTLRYDLVRTNALKMVCTLGFTALALGVFIWNDQILWIPGLMLASGTMLGSYLAVKMAIKANPQHLKWFLFVMTVCGSAAALLSD from the coding sequence ATGGATTACAGTCTATTCACTGTTTCGCTTTTGATCGGCACAGGTTTTATTGCCGGTATTATTAATACCTTAGCAGGCGGAGGCTCGAATCTGACATTGCCAGCCTTGATGGTGATGGGAATGCCAGCAGACATTGCCAATGCAACCAACCGCGTAGGGGTGTTCTTGCAGAATGTCGCTGCCACTTTTGGTTTTCGTAAAGCGAAGAAGCTCGACAATGCCGATATTTTGCCAGTCATGATTCCCTCTTTATTGGGCGGTGTCGTTGGTGCTTTTGCCGCCAGTTATGCGCCAGAAGCTTGGCTTAAACCCCTGCTGTTAAGCGCCATGATTGGGATGACCTTAATCATGATTGTCCGCCCTACCATGATTGCTCCTCCAGAAGGCACAGTACCATTTAAAGTGTCCGAAAAACCGAGTGCTTGGGTTGCCTTGTTTATCGCCGGTGTGTATGGGGGCTTTGTTCAAGCAGGCGTGGGGTTTATTCTGATCGCGGCTCTAGCGGGGACATTACGTTATGACCTAGTGCGAACCAACGCACTGAAAATGGTTTGTACGCTGGGTTTTACCGCTTTGGCCTTGGGTGTGTTCATCTGGAATGACCAGATCCTTTGGATTCCTGGGTTGATGCTTGCTTCTGGTACTATGTTGGGCTCTTATTTGGCGGTGAAAATGGCGATAAAAGCCAACCCACAACACCTAAAATGGTTCCTTTTCGTTATGACCGTTTGTGGCAGCGCCGCGGCGCTGTTGAGTGATTAA